CACTCACCTAACTAACCACCCACCCAAACATGGCACTGCACTTACCCTGGGATCCCCACCCATTCACCCAACTATGGCATTGCATTTACCCTGGGATTCCCCACCCATCCAACCATGGCACTACAGTTATCCTGGGAACCCCAATCAACCAACCATGGCACTGCAGTTATCCTGGGATCCCCACCTAATCAACTATGGCACTGCACTTACCCTGGGATCCCCACCCAGCCACCGCACTTCACTTATCTTGGGTCCCTCACCCACCCATCCATGGCACTGTACTTACTGTGGGAAGCCACTGACAAATACCTGTGCCATGCTGATGCCCCTGGATAGTCTGCTTACCCACATGCTGCAGGCACTGGTTATGCAAAGTCAGACAGTCTTGGGGGTGCGAGGGCTGAGAATAGCTAGACTAGGACTGCATAATATCTGCCAGTAGCTGGTGAACACTGCTTTGTTGGGTCAGGTTTTGGCTCCCTGGTGTGACCAGGAAAGGCCTGTGGCATTAGCCCAGCACCTATGTTTGCTCTGTGAGAAGAGCACCTGAAAGGTTGTTGGCTAAATCTTTCTGGCATGACCTCAAAGCATATTACCATGCGAAGGCAGTGTTCTTGGCCCCAGCTTTCAGAGGAGGAACTGGGTGGCCCAGGGTGCTTAGGGTACGCCATCTCAGTCACCTGGCAAGTCTGGCAGATGGGTGGTGACCCAGGGTGTCCTACTCATGGGCTGGGCCTTTACTACACTGCACTGGCAGGCCCCAGAGAAGGACGTGCACTTACTCGAACACGCGACGAAAGCTGCAGTTAGTCAGTGCGCCCAGCTGGCGCGGTACTCTGTTCATGACCCTTCttcggggtgtgggggggggggcatacaGGCATAACTCCAGTCCTAGCACTGGGCTAGGATCAATTGGTAACTAGCATTTGTCCTTATTTGTGGAGCTTTATAATGTGCAGGCCAGATTAACCTTAGGGTTGtccagctggggctccagctaTGAATAAAGGCCTATATtgtgagtgcccaacttgagtcACTGCAACTGGTGCTGGGTCTCAAACAGCTCATCACACTTCTGAGCAGCTGGCCCTTTCACGGGCTCTCAGGTTGGGCGCCCAAAAGCTACCACTGCGCCAATTCATGAGCTAGTTGCTTGTTTAGCCCTAGCCCAGCTGGCAGTCATTTGTCTGGAGTAGCAGCCACCATTTGggctgtgtgggggtgggggaggtttgaGGCCAGCGACTGGTGCGAGAGCAAGTGATTGAAAAACCACAGAGGGGGCCCACACCAATTGTGGCGTAAGTGGTATGTCACCATTTGTGATCATGAcactccccaccccaacaccccTTGGCCAGCATTCTGAGTGCAAAACACGCCCCCATCAAAGAACCGTTATTTGTTTTGAAGCTTCTTGAAGGACTTTTGAGGCTATCTGAGTGTCCGGCCACTGCCATCTGCAGCAAATGCCTTGCTGGGCTTTGGTGGTGGTGCTTTAAGCTGTGTGTTGAATTAGGCCTTTTAATGACAGTATTAAAAAGGCTAACTAGAAGTCAATTATCCAGCCCTTTCAAACTGCCAGTGTTAACAGCCAGCCAGGAACATGGGGTCTATGGCATCTGCTTGGGAATGGTGGACTCTGCTGTGCTGATGGGCTGATGCTTTAATTGTTCACAGCCTGGAGGAAGGAGCAACACCAGGCAGACTAGAGGTTTGGGTTTATCTTTCTTCTCTCAGGGGGGCACAAGGGCTTTCTGGCTCCCTAGTGCACCCTGCCAGAAAGGAGcgggagccctgccccctgctccgctTGGGCACTTAGGCAAAGGCCAGGCATGATCTGGCTTTGAGTAATTTAGCATCACAACACCCTCTGTTAGTATTATCAGCCCCCAACAGAAAAATGGGGAAACTGTGGTGCAGTGAAGCAAAGTATCTTGACTGAGGTAATTCAGCATGTCAATGGCAGAGTAGCCCATACAGCTTAAGAGTCCTGACTCGCCATCCTTTGATCTAGCCACCAAACACTGCCTCTCAATCTTAGTCTCGCTTACAGCTATACAGGGTAGCACCTTTCTTCCCCAAAGGCGCCTAAGCGATTACAAATCATGCAGACAATAATCAGCTTATTTGCCCCTGAAATACGACGATGTCTTGGGTGGGGGTATGGAAGCAGTTTAGCGGTGCACTGCACCACTGGCAAACAGCTGAGAATAGGAACTAAAGCATCCCAGCACTGACTGAAACTGCAGCAGGGAGACACAGCAGACTGGCTTCAAATCTGTGAGCAGGTGCAATGAAAACCTTCAGTTCAGTAATGGTGAGAAAATCTTTAGTACAGCATGGCTCACAGGTGGCAGTTACATTTTTGTCTCTAAGTAAAGCTGTGAGCTGCTGGAGGCCTGAGGAGTCGGGCCTATATTGTGTGGGAAAGTTTTCTGCTCAGATGGCCTGACGGACAATTAAACCAGTGCTGTTTCTGCCGGCATGAACCATCTAGCATTACAAGGATTGCGAGGTGTGGCCCTTCCCCTGGTGCCAAGCACCCCTTAACCTTGCGGACTGTCAGATCTGGCCTCCAGCTCTGTAATGGGCTTCGCCAACCTCCTGTTCATAGCGCTGCTGAATGCTAGGGCCTGACTGGAACACCTGGCTCCAGAGTTCAGCTGGGGCCTGAGAATGGAGCATGGACAGTAACAATGGTAGAGTGATTCCAGGTGGGATTAAGATTAAATGAGGTCTGAATATGCCCAGGGTGGGAGAAGCCTCAGTACCTCACAGTCCTGCAAGGCCTTTGTGTAGACTCcaggcctgcctgcctgccaggggtgGGTGTGATCACATTGCAAGTATGTAATATTGCTGCTGACCTGTCAGTTGGCCTTGGAGCTGAAGTTGCCGGGAGTTTCTCTGCCACTGAGGCAAAGCTGCCCCATGAAACCCTGGAAAAAGGGGTGTCCCTTTGCTATTGGCAacgatgctgctgctgctgacctgACTATGTCTGCTGTCCTGCATGAGGAGCAGTTCATCTAGCAACCACTCCGCAGTGGGGCAGACCTGCCCCAGTGTGCACCCTGGCCCACAGACCAGGGCTGAGGAATCCTTGCAGCCCCATGGCCCAAGCACTGTGGGGGCATTTAAATTAGGGTTAGGTCCTGATGTCCCAAGACTCCTGCCCTTGGATTTGGTTTGAATGGCTATTAGCTCTCCAGTGTGTTAGCCTGTGACTAGCCCAGCTGCTGAATGGCCAGAGTGCACCGCCCAGGTATTGGCCATGGAATCACAGTTCCATTCACCTTGCTACATGCTCATTGGAAGTGCTGCTGGGAATATATAGGTAACACTAGATCATCTGGCAGGAAACAGCAAGCATGGGACTAGGAAAGATTTCAGAGACAATCTGCAGGCTGTAAAGATTCATTTACCAGATCTGAGCTGTTGGGGCTTGTTTTGTAGCTATAACAACGATGATAAATTAATACACACGTTAGCACCTTTCAGCCATAGACCTCAAGGCAGTTTACAAAGGCAGGCAGGTCACACCTGGGGACACCAAGGCATGGAGGAAAGAAGTGACTtgctgagtcagtggcagggctgaCAATAGAAGCTAGGTCCCGTCTTGTGTTGCAATCCGTGGTCCAATACCTTTAGTTATTCCTGGCTTGTATGGACACCCAATGCACCAATCCAATATGGCACGAGGATGTAGGGAGGTAGAGTGTAATACTCCAAGCTGCAAGTAGCTTGGGAACACCAGGTTTAACTTCCCAGGTGTGAAAAGGGCCATTAATGATTGTGAGTGCTGAGTGCTTTGGCTTGAGATCTTCTATGGAAGATGTGCTAGATCTGGGCCTTTTCAGGACCCTTTGGATTTTGCCTCGTTTCTCTGGGGTGAGGTGATGGTCCAACATTTAACTTCAGAGGCAAAAGTGGCAGGAGAGTCTATGTTGTGGTAGAAGCATAGTGAGATCACCACAAAGTCTGGCTGTGAAGGACACCCAGAATATGCTCAATTCACAGCAGAGCTGAGATGTATGAGGGACTCATTTGTCACAGGGAGGTCTCAGAGCCCTAGCAAGGCAGGGAATAATATAATGAACTTCCCCACCCTGGGCAGCATTAGGCTAAAGGCAACAGGAACAAAGGGAGGGAGAAATGACTGAGGCTTTGAGACTAAGGTGCTGAGAAACAGGCAGCACTGACCTCACTGCTGGGTTCCCCTCAGCTTAGGTCACAGCCAGAATGACACTGGAAATGTCATGGCACATCATCAAACCAGCTAATAATTCAGCCTGGTTGGCACGTGTGGGTTGGGGAGGCTGAGGACTGCAAGAGCAGTGGTCACTGCACGGCAGGATTGAGGTGCGCTGGCAGAGCTCTGTGGGAAGCCAGCACTGAATGGTAGGGCAGGAGTGTAAGCGTGCCAGAGCAGCAGGGATAGTGCAGGGTAGGGCCGAGGTGCATTGGAAGTCTCCAATAGCAGGATACAtttggtgcattggcagagcGGTGTGGTGTCTGTGGCTGGCAGAACTGTGAATCAGATGCAGATACTGAGCGAGCCCCACTGCAAACGCACAGCGTGCTGCCAGCCATCATTCTGTACCCAGCGGAGGGGCCCCACGGATACTGTAAAAGCTCTGCAGATGCTCAAACCTTTTGTGGAGCTTCCGCTCCCATATTTCTCCCTTGCATTCACCTCTCTAGTGGCTGCTGCTGCATTCAAGGATTAAGTTGGACATTTCATTAGCCCCCTTTGATACTTCCCCACCTAGCTGTTGGCGTAATCAGATGCAGGGCACAGCCCCTGCGGTCACTGAATGCTGTGCTGTTGGTTTCTCCATCACTTCCCTTTGTGTCCTCTAGGTTTGcactagcagcaaagagtcctgtggcaccttatagactaacagacattttggagcatgagcttttgtgggtgaatacccacttcgtcagatgcatgtagtggaaatttccaggggcaggtatatatatgcaggcaagctagagacaatgaggtagttcagtcagggaggatgaggccctgttctagcagttgaggtgtgaaaaccaagggaggagaaactggttttgtaattagcaagccattcacagtctttgtttaatcctgagctgatggtgtcaaatttgcaaatgaactgaagctcagcagtttctctttgaagtctggtcctggagtttttttgctgcaggatggctaccttaaggtctgcaTGTTGGGGGCTGTGCAGGCCTCTCCCCTCCCGGCTCAGTTTGCACTGTTTGGTTTCCCGCCTGTCTCTGCTTCTCCATCCACACTTGCTAGTTCTCGTGTGGGACATTTGTTTGGCAGACTGTACCACGAAGTGGACGAGTTATTTATTGACAGGTTGTGTATGAATTTGGAATGGTTGGTCTGTTTCATGCTCTGATCATTGTGGAGTGCAATCATGAACTGCGATTCTCTCGCCATTCACAAAGTAGGTACCACGCACCAATGTGAGCTGCCTCCCAATGTAAAGCTAAAGCCTGAAGCCTCAAAGCTTTTAAAGCTTCAAACATTTTTCGCAAGGAATCATTCTACAACAGGGCGGATGTTGTCTCACTCCATGGCTCCCATAGCTGACCTAGGGCTCAGCTCCACTGGGATGCCCATTTAAAGTGACAGGACACTATTAATAATCTCTCCCTCTGCTTGGGAGCCGAGCAATGCAGCCAGCCTCTTCCAAAATGTACAAATGAGAATCATATTTAATTAAATTCCTCCAGAGGCCTAGATATTGGGATAAactgaatggggggggggggggaggaagtctGAAACGTCTTTGATAAAGCTTTGTTTTCAAAGCTTATCTTAAAACATATCTTTTCCCCTTGTCTCTGGGCcacttaatttctctctcccttgGTGGTTGCCTATCTGACTCGATGCTTTAATTTATTCACCATACAATGTCTTTACACCCCTGCTTGCTGTAATTCACACCATATTCTCTACACAGTATTCCACTCTGCTGAGTGTTCTGGGACTTTGCTTGTATGCGAGGCACCCAAGTAAAGCTGCAGAAATCCCAGCTCTGTCCCCCACGGGGCACTCTGAATAGAGCCTCAGCACACAGAGAAAAGGGGGCAAGATTTGGATATATGGGGGTCAACGGCCACAGCTGCAAAAGCCTTCCAGTTCCGGTGTCTGGTGCACACTCACACCTGCTATTGGAATGcatatagggaccatcacttgaggAAGCACACACCTTCTGTAGCACCGACTGGCTCTTCAATACCCCTTCTTCTTTAAAATAACCCAACTATAGCCAGTGAAAATTGAGACTCTTTGCTAGAACCGAGCACCAGGGAATGATGCTATTGTATaaataggcttggaagaattcgTTGTTTTATCGGTAAATGTCAATAAACGTCAATTTCACTGGACACATACAAAACGAGGAAACaagtatttccattgatgatgatgctctaaatttacaaataggcaaagtaagaaaaaggcAGCTTGAGAACTTAGAGTGAAACTGCAGTCATTTAGGCTTTTGAATCaggcttgttacaaatggactagcaAACGGACGGTTAAAAAGAGGAGGGGATTTGTTGATTTAAGACTATTTAGttagtatattttgacatgtgattgtgacaatttgtgttttaatgcttATAAAGCTTTAGCTTTTCAAATCTCAGTAGCGACTGACATTAAATAATTGCCTGACTgtgcaactgaaaatttaaatgacTAAAAATAGCAAAACGTTGTCAAACCCTGTAATTTTGCGcaactgtaaaaatttaaaaattgataaAGATCTAAAAAAAGGCTTAAAATAATCAATatcatctgtcaaaattataaaagaataaaatttgaattctgccaagcctatctaTGAACCATTAGGTGCCCAGATACTCGTGGTGACAGGCACATCAGAGAGAAATGCCTAGGTTAAATAGCTAGAAAACAGCTAGCAtcacccccactccactgctGCCACTTCCCAAACTACTCTGCTCACATGCCCCCCTCTCCTGGCACCAGCATTTGGATCTTCCAGCCAAGATCTCCTGCCTGTTTGGAAGCCAAAGGCCCAGGGAATACCTGACCACTTGAGAGAGAGTTTGGCTACCAGCTGTCAGAGATAACAAATTCCGTGAGAGCCATCACCAGCACGGGGCTCTGGGAACCTGAAAGAATGTCAAGGAGTTCCCTGCTGTGGTGGGCATAGGTGGATGTGTTGGCTAATAGATTCCTTCTGGTGAACAGAGGTGGCCTAGGAGTACAGGTACCAGAGTATGGGGTAGGTGGCGCAGCCTTTCCATCCCAGCCCCAGTGCCAACTTGTGCCCTCCtcgtaccactgaagtcaatgagaggttATGTGGATGTAACAGTGCAGAGCTCGGCTCAGGGAACCTCCCCCTCCTCAGTCTGATTGCACCAGTCCAGCTGGAGGAAGTCCATTCTCTGTCTGACAGCAGCAGGGATGCCATTAGTCAGAACCCCGGGAACCTGCTCTTTGCGCCTGACTCTGATCCCAGTATAGCCATGCAAATCAGCAGTCATTCTGCTGAAGACAGGAGAGTAATGGGAGGATTAGGCCAGAGTGAGAGCAGCATCAAGCCCCCCGTCTGATAGTGGATTCAACCAACTCCATTACTCACAGCTGCAGAGAAAGAGCCCTCTCCCTGCCTAACACCTATGGAGTAATTAAATCACAGGCCTCCTTCCACCTGTTGGTCTCAGGGAAACCACAGGCTAGCATTCCAGGGAAAAGCCCAGCTAGGATACATTTCAGAGCAGTGGAACCTAACCCTGATAGATTCCCCAGTCTTTGGTTTTAACTGAGTCTTGCCTTTGTCAATTAGCATAGGGGAGAAGCCCAGAGAGGCTATTCTGCTGGCCAGGGAACCGGCTGAGTCACAGGCTGTTTACTGGTATATAGACACAGCAGATCTGAAATCCAAATACTGACTAGCTTCTCCAGGACTGATAGGAAAAGGGTGTACAGCACTTTGAACCTTGAGCTGTTAGGGAAAGGCCTTAGCCTAACTGGTGATAATTTACTTTTTATCTAAAAGGGAACACCCACACTTCGGGCTGAATTCCAGCTGGACTTATCCCCTGGCAACCCCGTTCACatcagaggtgtgactgaggGCACAAGTCACAGCAGAATTTGTTCTTTGCTCTCTGCTGAGCCAACAGCTTTCCCCAATGCAACTGGGCTCTGGCTCGCACTAGGAGCTGTGTGGATGGAAGCCCcagttttttctttctgagaccaCTAGAAACTGCCTTCATGGGAGAGTcagaagaggagaggaagaaaaataagACAATCAGATACAGAACTGGACAGATCAAGAAGTCAAGATTTTGCATTCCAACTATCTATAGGAAATagggaggttgttttttttatttcaacttttttcataaaaatcaataattatttaaatcaaagttaCAGAGGAAAGTTCGTAactttttattgatttatttaattttttttgtttttctttttttgttttcccctctcATCATTAGATCTGACACCGGCATCCGTCAGACTACTTCCTGACAAACATGGGAGTCCTGGAGACATCAGCAGAACGTTCTCCTGGTATAAAGAGGTGGAAGAGGTGGTGGTGCGGAGAGCTGGGGTTAGAACGAGAGGGGAGgggtggttcagaggaggagagaggTCGGTATGTTTGTAATgttcttcttttgttttgtttttaaaaaaactttattaTTTGCAAATTGCTTCGGGTTAGATCATTTTCATGTTGAACTTGCGCGGCGCATCAGCAGAGCTGATGCCGGCGTCAGACTTGCGTGGCACATACTCGATCTCGATGTTGTGTTTTGTGTTACCTTTCCCCCGGCTCCACAGGAAGAGAAGCACCAGACAGAatagcaccacacccaggaaggAGATGAATCCCATGGTGGTGGCGATGATCAGAGTCTTGATGTCGAAGGGGAAAGGCACGGTGGCACGCGTGCTGTTGGCATCGCTCTCGTTGGGTTGGTTGGAGATGAAAGCAAAGGTCTTGTTGGGCTGGTGGGGCCAATCTGGGGAGTAGCTCCGCACGTGAAGGTGCGCCAGCATGGTGTCATTGCCACCCGCATTGCTGGCGATGCATAGGTAGGTGCCATTGTCCTGGATCTGGGCATAGCGCACCTCCAGAGTGCCGTCGGGAAAGACGGTGAGCCGCCCGTTGGTTTTGGTAGAGATGAGGTGCTTTCTGGGAGAGAGCCACATGATCGTGGGGGGCGGATCCCCATCTGCCCGGCAGACAAAATGTACCGTATGGCCCTCATCCACAAAGATCTGTTGCGGCTTGCGGTCCCGTATGCGTGCCCGGCGGCAGGTGAAATAGTTGGGCAGGAGCACGTCGGGGAAGTCCTTGAACTCCTTCCCCTGGACGAACTCAGGGGTGGAGCAGGTGGGCTGCTGCTTGTTGAAATTCAACCTCCAGCGGCGTCGGAAAACCCAAAGCAGCCGGCAGTCGCAGGCCAAAGGATTATTATCCAAAATGAGCGTCTCCAGGTTCCCCACCGAATGGAAGGCTGATTCCTCCAGCGTGGTCAGCAGGTTCCCGGAGACGTTCAAGATGCGCAAGTAGTTGAGGCCTCTGAAGGCGTAGGGCTCCACAGTGGTGAGCTGCCCACCCACCAGCTGGATCTCCTGCAGCCGGAGCAGGTCGTGCAGCATGGAGCCCTCAATGGTGAGGATGGGGTTGTAGGACAGGTTCAGGAACCTGAGATAAACTAAGTGCCTGACAGAGACGTAAGGGATGGAAGTCAGATTGCAGTGGGTGATGGACAAGGATGTCAGGTTCAGTCCATAGAGGCAGTTGGACGTCATGGTATCCAGATAGGGCCAGTGAGAGATCTCAAGGACCTTAAGCCTGTAGAGCCTCCTAAATGAGTAATCCCTGATGGCATTGATGTTCAGGTGGCGCAGCCTCAGCACAATCAAGCCGTGCAAGTGAGACAGCGCCTCTGTGGGAATAGAGGTCAAGTTGCATTTCTCCAGCGTTAGCTGCTCCAAGCTGTTGAGGCCACTAAAGGCCCGGTGGGAGATATAGACCAGGTCATTGTCCCCAACCTCCAAAGACTTCAGGTTGTACAAGTCCTGGAACATGTAGTCTAGGAGGATCACAATTTTGTTCTCACTAATGTCTAGCTTGGTAAGATTGCTCAGTCCGGTAAACACCCCCAAGGGGATGAGCTTGAGTCGGTTACTCCTGAGACCCAGAGTCCTGAGGTTGAAGAGGTTGTTGAAAGCCCCAGGCTCAATGGCACTGATAATGTTCTCGTTTAACTCCAGCTCCTCCAAGTGAGGGTAGTTGGCAAATTCATCCTGGTTGAGAGTCTTGATTCGGTTCTTACCCAAGTCCAGGAGCCGGGTCTCAGTCGGGATCCCCTCAGGGACGGCGATGAATCGCTTTCGGTGGCACAGCACCGAGCGCTCCTGGGCAAAGCACTCGCAGCGGGGCGGGCAGCCCGTGGCAGAGCCGGAGAGGACGGATCCCAGCATCAGGAGGAGGATAGGCTGCCAGCAGGCCAGAATTGGGCTATGCATGCTCACCTCCCCAGCTATCATCCTATCTCTCACCTGCAAGcacacaaaaacaaagaggaggaggaaagaacaaCAGCAGAGGTTAGCAAACAAAGGCCAGTGGAATGGCAAAGGTCACTTCTGTTCGAGTCAGTGTCAAGGTTCATTGACTTACCAGTGCCGATATTAACTGAAGGGGAAATATCAGGTCAATATTAGACGTGTCTGCTCAATACATCCCTGCTATTTCAATATACATCGTAGTTGTGGTGACACTATCATTTGCAGTGTCACCCATGCAGCCAGACACACCTGTGCTGCAGAGAACATAGGGAAGCACATTTAAGAG
This sequence is a window from Gopherus evgoodei ecotype Sinaloan lineage chromosome 10, rGopEvg1_v1.p, whole genome shotgun sequence. Protein-coding genes within it:
- the LINGO1 gene encoding leucine-rich repeat and immunoglobulin-like domain-containing nogo receptor-interacting protein 1 isoform X1, with product MQVRDRMIAGEVSMHSPILACWQPILLLMLGSVLSGSATGCPPRCECFAQERSVLCHRKRFIAVPEGIPTETRLLDLGKNRIKTLNQDEFANYPHLEELELNENIISAIEPGAFNNLFNLRTLGLRSNRLKLIPLGVFTGLSNLTKLDISENKIVILLDYMFQDLYNLKSLEVGDNDLVYISHRAFSGLNSLEQLTLEKCNLTSIPTEALSHLHGLIVLRLRHLNINAIRDYSFRRLYRLKVLEISHWPYLDTMTSNCLYGLNLTSLSITHCNLTSIPYVSVRHLVYLRFLNLSYNPILTIEGSMLHDLLRLQEIQLVGGQLTTVEPYAFRGLNYLRILNVSGNLLTTLEESAFHSVGNLETLILDNNPLACDCRLLWVFRRRWRLNFNKQQPTCSTPEFVQGKEFKDFPDVLLPNYFTCRRARIRDRKPQQIFVDEGHTVHFVCRADGDPPPTIMWLSPRKHLISTKTNGRLTVFPDGTLEVRYAQIQDNGTYLCIASNAGGNDTMLAHLHVRSYSPDWPHQPNKTFAFISNQPNESDANSTRATVPFPFDIKTLIIATTMGFISFLGVVLFCLVLLFLWSRGKGNTKHNIEIEYVPRKSDAGISSADAPRKFNMKMI
- the LINGO1 gene encoding leucine-rich repeat and immunoglobulin-like domain-containing nogo receptor-interacting protein 1 isoform X3; the protein is MIAGEVSMHSPILACWQPILLLMLGSVLSGSATGCPPRCECFAQERSVLCHRKRFIAVPEGIPTETRLLDLGKNRIKTLNQDEFANYPHLEELELNENIISAIEPGAFNNLFNLRTLGLRSNRLKLIPLGVFTGLSNLTKLDISENKIVILLDYMFQDLYNLKSLEVGDNDLVYISHRAFSGLNSLEQLTLEKCNLTSIPTEALSHLHGLIVLRLRHLNINAIRDYSFRRLYRLKVLEISHWPYLDTMTSNCLYGLNLTSLSITHCNLTSIPYVSVRHLVYLRFLNLSYNPILTIEGSMLHDLLRLQEIQLVGGQLTTVEPYAFRGLNYLRILNVSGNLLTTLEESAFHSVGNLETLILDNNPLACDCRLLWVFRRRWRLNFNKQQPTCSTPEFVQGKEFKDFPDVLLPNYFTCRRARIRDRKPQQIFVDEGHTVHFVCRADGDPPPTIMWLSPRKHLISTKTNGRLTVFPDGTLEVRYAQIQDNGTYLCIASNAGGNDTMLAHLHVRSYSPDWPHQPNKTFAFISNQPNESDANSTRATVPFPFDIKTLIIATTMGFISFLGVVLFCLVLLFLWSRGKGNTKHNIEIEYVPRKSDAGISSADAPRKFNMKMI
- the LINGO1 gene encoding leucine-rich repeat and immunoglobulin-like domain-containing nogo receptor-interacting protein 1 isoform X2 produces the protein MQVRDRMIAGEVSMHSPILACWQPILLLMLGSVLSGSATGCPPRCECFAQERSVLCHRKRFIAVPEGIPTETRLLDLGKNRIKTLNQDEFANYPHLEELELNENIISAIEPGAFNNLFNLRTLGLRSNRLKLIPLGVFTGLSNLTKLDISENKIVILLDYMFQDLYNLKSLEVGDNDLVYISHRAFSGLNSLEQLTLEKCNLTSIPTEALSHLHGLIVLRLRHLNINAIRDYSFRRLYRLKVLEISHWPYLDTMTSNCLYGLNLTSLSITHCNLTSIPYVSVRHLVYLRFLNLSYNPILTIEGSMLHDLLRLQEIQLVGGQLTTVEPYAFRGLNYLRILNVSGNLLTTLEESAFHSVGNLETLILDNNPLACDCRLLWVFRRRWRLNFNKQQPTCSTPEFVQGKEFKDFPDVLLPNYFTCRRARIRDRKPQQIFVDEGHTVHFVCRADGDPPPTIMWLSPRKHLISTKTNGRLTVFPDGTLEVRYAQIQDNGTYLCIASNAGGNDTMLAHLHVRSYSPDWPHQPNKTFAFISNQPNESDANSTRATVPFPFDIKTLIIATTMGFISFLGVVLFCLVLLFLWSRGKGNTKHNIEIEYVPRKSDAGISSADAPRKFNMKMI